In the Engraulis encrasicolus isolate BLACKSEA-1 chromosome 9, IST_EnEncr_1.0, whole genome shotgun sequence genome, one interval contains:
- the si:ch211-140b10.6 gene encoding protein POLR1D-like yields MKCRLNISPAKMSEDDDLERRAVQELLRETTRARARAETMGPAGWLKCPIRSTNKRFLLNTLRSTTLQRRPAGQPREQHSPAAEQQRPRGEESDSDSGRDRTGGSAVAAAAWHREGKERGHKRDSIKERSPPRRHSESSHCGRSPPRHHSSHCGSSPEGYSGRHPMTSSHRPHSHSRSRSRSPVRGRNSAHNSSSSAADKHSHSTSHK; encoded by the exons ATGAAATGCCGTCTTAATATTTCACCCGCAAAGATGAGTGAAGACGACGATTTGGAAAG ACGTGCGGTCCAGGAGCTCCTTCGTGAGACTACCAGAGCTCGGGCACGAGCAGAGACCATGGGCCCCGCTGGATG GTTGAAGTGTCCCATACGGAGCACCAACAAGCGCTTCCTCCTCAACACCTTGCGCTCCACTACTCTCCAGCGCCGCCCTGCAGGCCAGCCCAGGGAACAGCACTCGCCCGCCGCCGAACAGCAACGACCACGAGGTGAGGAGTCGGACTCGGACTCGGGGCGTGACAGGACAGGAGGAAGCGCAGTGGCGGCGGCGGCTTGGCATCGGGAGGGCAAAGAGCGCGGCCATAAAAGAGACTCCATAAAGGAGCGCTCGCCTCCCCGACGCCACTCGGAGTCGTCCCACTGCGGCCGCTCTCCTCCCCGACACCACTCGTCCCACTGCGGCAGCTCGCCTGAAGGCTACTCTGGCAGGCACCCCATGACATCATCACACAGGCCTCACTCACACTCTCGCTCTCGTTCGCGCTCCCCTGTCCGAGGCAGGAACTCGGCACACAACTCCTCATCCTCTGCTGCTGACAAGCACAGCCACAGCACTAGTCACAAATGA